The genome window CTCTTCTCGAACTCCCCCAGCTCCCTTTTCATCCACTTGATATTCCTGCGGTGCCACAGAATTGTGTCCGGCGGAGTCAATTTTCTGTACTTCGGTTCCTTGCGGATGAGTTGGTAGTCATTCATCCGTTCGCGGGCAGAGATCTCTGCTATCGCCGGATCATCATAAAGATGCATGTCGGACCACAATGTACATCCTAGGAATACGGTGTCATCGACGGTGGCTTTTCCCTGTTCAAGAAGATGGATGTGGGTCCCCTCAACGCGCGCGTGGAATTTATCGATAAATTTCGGCACTGTCTGCCGGTAGTATTCGTGATTTCCAAGAATATAGATGACGGGGTGGTCAGGAATTGTCCGGAGGATCCATTCAATCCCACGGAACCCGGTATCTGTATCCCCCGCCAGAACAGTGACGTCCGCCTGCACCGCGGGGAGATCAAATGGACCGAATTCAAGATGCAGGTCGCTTAATATGTGGATCCGCATCGTCGGATTTTGCCTACCGGGCTTTCCCCACCGGCATGATATACAGCGGGCGCTCGTCGTTGGCGAGGTCCAGGACATTATGAACATCATCGTCTTCAAACGCCCCAACCACTACCGAACCCAAACCGAGGGCCACGGCTTGAAGGCATATATTTTGACCGGCGTGCCCGACATCATTGTGGACATATCGCACACCGCGCCCTTCATACTTTGATGTGGTCCTCTCATAAACCGCCGCCAGGACCACCGACACCGGCGCCTCCTGGATCATGCCCTGCCCGTGCGCCGCGGTGGTCAGTTTCCCCCGCAAGTCACCCTTTTTTCTCATCGTCAGCGAATGCTTCACGGGATCGTATTTATAAACTCCGGGGGTGATATCCTCAACATTTCCAACAACAAGATAGGCCTCCAGCGGGTACCGTGCACCGGCCGACGCCGCCGTTCTCAATCCGTCTGAACTCGTTATGCCCTGAGCCGCCCAAAGTAAATTCGACACCTCGTTCTGGGATAAGGCATCCTCCTTGTACGCCCTCACAGATCTTCTCTTAAGAAAAGCCTCTTCCAGAGACATTTTGCTCTTATGGCGGGGCTTCGGCAGGACGATCGTCGTCATGCTTGTCTTCTTTTCCTTGGGCTTCGCCGTCATTTATTAACCCTCCCTGATTGGCACTCGTAATGGCGGATCATCATACCCTCGGCAGGTTTCATTCCCTGTGGTTCGTAGAATGCCTGCATCTCCCTATCACAGATAAGGTCAATCATATAGAGGCCGGCCAGCTTATCGATCATCCGCCGAACCAGCTCCCCACCGATTCCCCGGCGGCGATAGGCCGGCAGGACTTCAAGAAGGGGGATGTAGGCGGAGAGAACGCCATCCGTCACGGCTGTAATAAATCCAACCACCCGCCCCGTCTTTTCTTCGATGGCCAAAACGGCTTCATCGCTTTGATTCAAGAGCAGGAGGTGCGTCTCGGATGTGGGCGGATGCGGCCACCCCTGAAAGAACCCCACGAGATCCTCGCCCCTGATTCCCATTGTTGAGTCCGTATACCGGATCTTTTCATCTTTCCCTTGCATTTGCCGATCCCGGGTTGCCGTTTTGCAGCCGTAGACGGGGCCGCCATGCGAGCGGCTGGCCGGTTGCAAACAGCCGCGGCTCTTTCCGTAGAAAGAATACATTTGATAGCTATAAAAATGCCACGTGTAGTTTCAATTTCTTCGTCGATTGGTTGACGACATAAACAATATTTCAAATGCCGCGTTTAATCACCAAATCCGGATGTCTCTTCCAAGAGATCGACATAGGACCCATCCAAAAGATCGTCTTTATGGATTTCCAGAACCTTCATGAGTTGATAGGCGTCTTCCATGCCGCTGGTTTGCAATTCATCGTCAATCAGCACAACTTCGAGTTCGACAAATGTGCCGAGTGATTCAACCTCGTCGATATGAATCCTGGTGCGCCCCGAAATATAGACTTCGCGTCTTTTTTTGACGATGGCGCGGACGCCGAGGGCCCGGCTCAGAGCTTCCTTCAGCAGATTTGGTTTACCTATCGGTGTGATGACATATCGCGACTCGGATGGCGCGGTATCGTCATCGCGGTGATAATGTATTAATTCGCCGGTCCCGTCTTCGAATTCGCGCAGCTTCAGCCGGCCTTCGTTGCAATAGAAAAAGGTATCGACCTGGCTGAGAATTTCCGGACCCTTATCAGAAAAACGTTCGGCCAATTGACGGCAGCGCGCCGGATCGACGCATCGGGCCTTAATCTCGACATTTCGCGCCATGTTACCTCTATTCACCAGCCCCGGCATTCAAGCGATGTCCGGCTCCGCGCGGCTGTCAAGGCATCGAGGGCAAGCTCTTTTTTACGCCGACCCAAATTTCAGCGGTTTCGCCCAGCTTGACTTCCGAAGAGGCGTCCACACTTTTGTCCGTCTTCTCGGACAGGCTCGCTTCGTTCAGCCTCTCGGTCAACGTTTCATTGGTAATGTAATCGCTTTGCTCATCCATCATTTGTTTAACTTCATCCGCGCCGCTTATGGAGGACCAGTCCAGGGTAATGCGGTCGGCGACGTGATAACCCGCTGTTTTACGCATATCTTGAACGCGGCGGACCACCTCTCGCGCCCAACCCTCGCGAATCAGCTCAGGATCCAGCAAAAGATCAAAGACCACAAAGAAACGCGCATCTTGCGCAACGGCGTACCCTTCATTCCCTTCGTATGTGACACTGAATTCGCCCGGGTCGAGCCGGAAGTCAGGGGCGGATGGGTTCTCGCCGACCAGCAGCTGTTCACCGGATAGGGTCCACAAATCCTTTTTGACCATTCCGCTGAGACGCTTCATCTCGCCGCCGACCTTTGCTCCCAGCGTGCGGAAATCGAGCTTCACGGAGGGCGCGGCGAATTCTTTGATGTCATCCGGGCTGGTGGCCGCCGGCGCGGCGGCGCCGATCGCGCCCGCCCCCCAGACAACCTCTTTTACATTCAGCTCTTCGGCGATCTGTTGTTTCAGCTCAATACTCAACTCAGGCACATCGGATTCGCGCGGCAAGATTCGGATCCGGCGCATCGGCTGCCGAACCTTGACTTTTGCCTTTTCTCGTACAAAGCGGGCCAGGCTCACCACATCCAGAACAACCTTCATCTGCTCGTTTAATTTTTCATCGACGAGATCGGGGCGCTCTTCTGGAAATCCCGTGAGGTGAACGCTCTCGGGGATTGATTCACCGGACGGATCCAACATCTTGATGGCCGCGGCATGGCCGGCGGCGCCGTCCCCGTTTCGGAACGGCAATATCAGATTGCCGTAAATCTCGTCCGTTAGGAATGGGATGATCGGCGCCATCAGCCGGACATACCCCAGTAAAACATGATACAGTGTGCGGTGCGCTTGTCCTTTATCATCATCAGATTCGGATTTCCAGAATCGCCGGCGCGAACGCCGGATGTACCATGTCGAAAGGTTATCGATAAAAGTTGTCGAAGCGCGCATCAGGTTATCGAACTGATAGGCTTCAAGTCTCTGTCGCGTTTCGGCGACAAGGGCGTAATAGGCCGACAGGATCCATCGATCGAGCCCGTTGTCGCTGATCGCTTTCAGCTCAACGGCCCCCGCCGCCGCCGGATTGAATCCGTCGATCCCGGCGTAGGTGATGAAGAACGAATAGACATTCCACAGCGTGATGAGGTTGCGGCGGACTTCGTTTGCAGCTGTATAACCAAAGCGCAGAATTTGATTCGGGTTCGCGGCGCAATAGAGCCACCGCATGACATCGGCGCCCATCTCTTCCACGGCGACATCAAACCAGATCGCATTGCCGTGGCTCTTATGCATCGGTGCGCCCTTTTCATCGTGGATCTTCTCATAGGCGAAGACCTTTTTATACGGCGAGCAACCTTCCAGCGTCACCGAAGAGAACATCATTGCATAGAACCAGAGGCGGACCTGTTCCCGCATCTCGATCACGACTTCGGCTGGAAACCATTTTTCCCAATAGGGCCGGTCTTCAAAATATTTGAGCGTTGAGAACCCGACAATCCCGGCGTCGAGCCAACAATCGCCGACATCGTTGATCCGTGTCGCGATCTCGTCACAATGTTCTTGAGCCTGTAGCTTTTCGCTATAAGCCGGTTTCGGCGGAACACTCCCGCCTTGGCACCTGATCTTGATCGCGTCGATCCAAGGACGGTGCAATTCGGGCAGATTATCGACAAGCTTCTTATCAACGGCCAGTTCCCGTAACTCTTCGACGCTCCCGACAACCGTCACGTGTCCTTTGGGGCAGACATAAAACGGCAGTGGAAGACCCCAATACCGCTTCCGGGAGATACACCAATCCCCCATATTGTCATACCAGTCCTGTGTCCGCTTGCCGATGCTTTCGGGGATCCACTCGACCTTCAGCGCTTCTTCTTTCATCACCGGCCGGATCTCGTCGCAGCCGATAAACCACTCGCCCTCGACGCGGAAGACAAGCTTCTCTTTGCACCGCCAGCAGAACGGATAGCGGTGTGTATATTTTCCCGACGAAAAAAGCACGCCCTTCTCTTTCAAGTCATCGAGAATCTGTTTCTCGACCTCGAAAACATTCATTCCGGTCAACCAGCCGAATCCATCGATATAGTTTCCCGCCCCGTCGAGCGGCTCCAGCCGGGCCAAACCAAATTCGATACCCAGATCAAAATCTTCAGCTCCGCACCCCGGCGCGATGTGAACAATGCCGGTACCATCCTCATCGCTCACCGCGTCCCATGGGATCACCTTGTGCTCAACACCTTTAACAACCGGAAGGTCGTCAAAGGGGCCGTTGTAGTGCCGTCCAAGGAGCTCTTTCCCTTTGACTGATCCGGTTACTTTATATTCCTTGCCTTCAAAAACAGTTTCGAGCGCGCCGGTGCTGACATAATATAGGCCGCTTTCATACTGGACCTTGGCATAATCCAATTCAGGATGCACGGCGGCAGCGACATTGGAGGTTAATGTCCAAGGCGTCGTGGTCCATACGAGGAGGTATTCGGGATGGGCGGCGGATGCGCCGGCGCTGTCCCCGTCGGTCAGCGGAAAGCGCAAGGTTACGGTGGTGTCTTTGATATCCTGATACGTATCGGTCAGCTCATGCTGCGAAAGCGATGTTCCGCACCGGACACACCACGGCATCGAGTGGTGTCCTTGATAAAGCCATCCCTTTTCGTGACAGGTTTTTAAGAAATGCCAAATAGATGCATTGTTGGTATCACTCATTGTATAATAGGAATCATCCCAATGCATCCACTGCCCAAGACGGATGCTTTGCTCCGTCCAGACACCGGAAAACTTCTCAACCCGCGCGCGGCAGGCCCGGCTGAATTTATCGAGTCCAAAATTCTCAATATCGCTTTTATTTTTAAACCCGAGCTCCCGCTCGGTTTCCACCTCGAGCCAGAGCCCCTGGCAATCAAATCCGTTTTGATACCGTTGGTGATAACCGCGCATCGCCATATACCGCTGGATGGCGTCTTTATACGTTCGGCCCCAGGCATGGTGGACGCCCATGGGATTGTTCGCCGTTACCGGCCCGTCGATAAAGGACCAGCGGGGACCGCTTTCGTTCCGTTCCACCAGCCGCCTGAAAAAATCCTTATCTTTCCAGATCTCGAGAACCTTGTGTTCAAGTTTCACAAAATCGATTTTTGGATCGACGGCTCGGAACCGCCCCGTCATCTTGTCGCTGCTGCCTGTATCACGTCCCATACCGCTCTTGCCCTAACCCCTTCCAATGACACATCGGCTTATACGGCCCCTGGACCATCGTCCTCGATGACATCGAGGACGCCGTTGCCATTGCCTCCGTTGCTTCCTTTGTCTTCGTTATCAGCCTCGCTGGATTCGTCGGCATCATGCGCGCTCACATCTTCCCGAAGCTGCGTCATATCCACGACACGATCGCCTTCGACAAGATTCACCAGTTTCACACCTTGCGTATCGCGCCCCATCCGGCGCACCTCGCTCGATTTTTGACGGATAACCATCCCGCCGGCCGTCATTACCACGACCTCGGGCTCTCCATCCAGCGCCAAGACCATGACGACCGCGCCGGTCTTGTCCGTCAAACGAAGCGCTCTAACCCCTTGGCCGCCGCGGTTATGCGTTGGAAAATCGGTGATCCGCGTTCTCTTTCCATACCCTTCCTCTGTCACAAGGAGGAGGGATTCCACCTCGGGCCGAAGGACAACCATCGCTACCGTTTCATCGTCCTCCCGGGCAAACCGGACGCCACGGACACCGGCGGCGGTCCGGCCCATTGTCCGAACCTGCTGTTCTGAAAAGCGATTCGCCTTTCCATACTTCGTCGTGAGAATCACCTCGGTGTCGCCCTCGGTCAAAACGGCGCTGATGACTTCATCCCCCGGCTCGAGACCGGTCGCGGCGACGCCGCCCTTGCGCGGATATGAATAGGCCTGAAGGGCCGTCTTCTTCACTTTCCCGCGGCGCGTGGCGGTGAGGATAAAGCGGTCCCCCTCAAAATCTTTCACCGGGACAAAAGCGGCGAGAGTCTCATCCTGACCGATCCCGACCAGGCTCATGATCGACCGGCCTTTGGCATACCGGCTTCCCTCGGGAATTTCATACACCTTCAGCCAGTAACACCGCCCGCTATCAGTGAAGAAAAGAATGTAGCTATGTGTATTGGCCACAAAGACATGCTCGAGAAAGTCTTCATCGCCAAGCTTGGCCCCTGTCAAGCCGCGCCCACCCCGTCGCTGACTCCGGTAGCTGCCATAAGAAGCGCGCTTGATGTACCCCTTATGACTGATGGTGATGATCATATCCTCTTGCGGGATAAGATCCTCTATGTCGATCTCGGAGGCCGCCGCGGCGGTGATCTCCGTCCGCCGTTCATCCCCGAAGATCTCATCAGCCTCTGTTAGTTCTTGTTTGATGATCGCAAAGACTTTCGCCCTGTTGCCGAGAATCGATTTGTACTCCTCGATCCGCTTGATTGTCTCGAGGTACTCCTCTTCGAGCTTCTCCCTCTCCAGCCCGACGAGCCGCTGCAGGCGCATCTCAAGAATCGCCTGAGCCTGCCGGTCGCTGAGCGAAAACTCCGACATCAGATTGGCTTTGGCCTCGGCGACTTCCCGGCTGCTTCGAATGATCTCAATGACCCGGTCGATATCGTCCAAGGCCCGTTTCAATCCCTCGAGGATATGGGCGCGCTCTTCGGCCTGATCGAGATCGAATTGCGTTCGGCGTGTAATCACCTCTTCGCGATGATCGAGAAATACCTGCAACATCTCCTTTAGGTTGAGCGTCTTCGGCCGGCCTTTTACAAGCGCCAGAACATTAGCCCCGAAGGTCGTCTGCATTTGTGTATGCTTATACAACTGGTTCAGCACGACTTGCGGCTGCGCGTCGCGGTGCAGTTCAAAGACAATGCGGATCCCTTCGCGGTCGGATTCATCGCGGATATCGGTGATCCCGGTTATATGGCCGCTGTGGACAAGGCTCGCCGCTTTCTCAATGAGAGATGTTTTGTTTACCTGATAGGGAATCTCGGTCACGATCACCGCCATCCGTCCCGGGCGGATCTCTTCGATATTGGCCCGCGCGCGAACCATAATAAGGCCGCGGCCTGTCTCATAACAGGATCGAATTCCCTGGCGCCCCACGATGATACCCGCCGTCGGAAAATCGGGACCCTTAACATGCTCCATGAGTTCATCGATCGAGCATTCAGGGTTGTCAGCCAGGAGATACAGCGCCCTTACGATCTCACCAAAGTTATGGGGAGGAATATTGGTCGCCATTCCCACGGCGATGCCGGCCGCGCCATTAAGGATCAGATTCGGCAGCCGCGCCGGCAACACATCCGGCTCTTCGCGCGTCTCATCGTAGTTCGGACGGAAATCCACCGTCTTGCTGTCGATATCTAATAGCATATTATCTGCGAACAATGTCATGCGGGCTTCGGTATACCGTTCCGCCGCCGCTGAATCGCCGTCGATCGAACCGAAGTTACCCTGCCCGTTGACCAGAGGATAACGCAGGGAGAAATCCTGAACCATTCTCACCATTGTGTCATAAACGGCGAGGGTTCCGTGTGGATGATAATTGCCCGTCACATCACCGGTAATCTTCGCAGATTTGCGGTAGCCCCGATTGTAGTGAAGGCCCAAATCATTCATCGCCACAAGAATCCGGCGCTGCACCGGCTTTAATCCGTCTCTTGCATCAGGGATCGCGCGTGAAACGATAACGCTCATTGCATAATCGATGTAGGAGGATTTCATTTCCTCTTCGATGGCGACCGGTATAATGTTCTCCATATTCGACTCCGTTGCTCTCCATTGCGGCTTCGGCCGGTATCAACACCAGCCGCCCGATTGGTCCGTCTATTAGATATCGAGGTTTTTTACAAGAAGCGCGTTTTGTTCAATGAAATTGCGCCTTGGCTCCACCTGTTCTCCCATGAGGATGGTGAAGATCCGATCCGCCTCCGCGGCGTCGTCTGAAGAAATTTGACGAAGGGTCCGGGTTTCAGGATCCATTGTCGTGTTCCATAGCTGGTCGGGGTTCATTTCCCCCAGACCTTTGTATCGCTGAAGATTCACGCCTTGCTGGCCCATTTCCTCTATGGCCATGTCTTTCTGCCGATCGGTATAGACATAAACTTCTTTCTTGCCCTTTTTTATTTTGAACAACGGCGGCTGCGCAATATAGACATACCCCTCACTAATCAGCTCTTTCATATATCTGAAGAAAAAAGTCAACAATAGGGTTCTGATATGCGATCCGTCCACATCGGCGTCGGTCATGATAATGATTTTGTGATAGCGAGCCTTTCCGACATCAAATTCCTCTTGGCCGAATCCCGCCCCAATAGCCGTAATTAATGTGCGGATCTCTTCGCTTGCCAGGGCTCGGTCGAGACGAGCCTTTTCTACATTGAGAATCTTTCCTCTCAGCGGAAGGATGGCCTGATATCGCCGGTCGCGCCCCATCTTTGCGCTACCGCCGGCTGAATCGCCCTCAACAATATACAATTCTGTCTTTTCAGGATTTCTTTCGGAACAATCAGCCAATTTTCCGGGGAGCGACCCGCTGTCGAGGACTGTTTTCCGGCGCGCCAATTCGCGGGCCTTTCGCGCCGCATCGCGGGCCCGAGCTGCGGAGACAGCCTTCTCAATAACACGCTTCGCAATCGAACCGTAACTTTCGAGGTATTCCGTGAGCGCTTCACCGACAGCTGATTCGACGAGGCCTTTGACCTCTGAGTTGCCAAGCTTTGTTTTTGTCTGCCCCTCGAATTGAGGGTTAACAAGCTTAACACTTAGAATACCCGTCATCCCCTCGCGAACATCCTCACCGGAGAGGGTTTGGTTTTTAAGCAATCCCTCTTTAGAGCCGAAAGTGTTAAGAACGCGTGTCAGCGCGGACTTAAAACCAATGAGGTGGGTTCCACCCTCGAGGGTATTGATATTGTTAACATAAGAAAGAATCGTTTCGGTATACCCGTCGGTGTATTGGAACGCCAGTTCCAAAACAAATCCGTTTTTTTCTTTAAAAATATATATCGGGTCGTTGTGAAGCGGCGTCCGGTTTTCATTCAGGTAACGGACAAATTCGACAATCCCGCCCTCATATTTAAACATCTCTTCGGTCGGGGACTCGGGGTCGCGGAGATCTTTAAGAACAATCTCGATTCCGCGATTTAAGAAAGCCAATTCTCTCAGCCGATGGGCGACGGTATCGACGGAGTAGACGATTTCTTCGAAAATCTTTCTGTCGGCGAAAAAGGTGGTCCGATTGCCTGTTCTATTGGTGCGGCCGATTATTTCCAGGGGTGTTGTCGCTTCACCGCGCTCATAACGCTGGCGGTGGATCTTCCCATCGCGGCTAACCTGGACTTCCATTCGTTCGGAAAGGGCATTGACGACGGAAACGCCGACGCCGTGAAGCCCGCCGGAGACTTTATAGCTCGAATTATCGAACTTGCCGCCGGCATGCAGCATTGTCATGACGACTTCCAAGGCGGGCTTATTTTGTTCAGGATGGATATCAACTGGAATGCCGCGGCCGTTATCATCAACAGTGATCGAACCATCCGCTTCGAGAATCACTTCGATATGGTCACAGAAGCCGCCCAGGGCTTCATCGATACTGTTATCGACAACCTCATAGATCAGGTGATGGAGGCCTTTTGTCCCGGTGGAACCAATATACATACTCGGACGAAGACGAACGCCTTCAAGTCCTTTTAATACCTGGATTGAACCGGCGCCGTATCCATTCTCTGTTGGGACCGGCGCTGTCTTGCTTTCTTCATCCCCACCATTGTCGTTTTCCTTGTCATCCCCTGTATCATCAGCGGCGCCGATAATTTCGATTTCTTTGGTCTCACGGGGTATGTTCTCCGCGCTCAAACCGTTTTCCGGAACCTCTTGTCCGGAGGATCCTTTTTCAGCGGGTCCTTTCGATTCGGTTGCGGACCGGCTGTTTGATGGGCTCTCCGACATCTTGTTTCCCTCTGTTATTCCGGTGGAAAGTAGCCGACGGTCGTCTTAATTTCCTGAAACGGCAATCGGCCGAATCTCTTCTTATACTTATTTATGATCTCTCGCCGAACCATGGTTATCTGCGCGGCCCAGCTGCTACCTGCCGCTTCAACCCAAAGGGTCCCACCTGATATATTTTTTGGGCGGCTCTTCTTTGCGAACTGTGGCCCTACTATTTCGGGCCAAGCATCCAAAACGTGCTGCTTCTTAATACCCGCTTTAAGGCCGCTTTGTTCTAAAAATTTTTTGAGGGCCGCTCCGATGTGTTCCATCCCGGAACCTACTTGGTCATCCTAGAACCTCTATTCATCCGTCAACCGAAGCGGCATGACGAGACATAGAATTGGTTCTTCCGGCGACTCTTCATCCGGTGTAAAAACACCCGCGGTTGTAGATGACTCGAGTGCTATGTTTACCCTTTCGCTTTCCACTGTTTTTAAAAGATCGAGTAAATAGACGCCGTTGAACCCGATTTTCAGATCCACACCGTCATAGTTAACGTCGATCTCCTCATCGCTCTCGCCGACATTTTGGGTTTCAACAATAATCTTCAGTCTGCCCTTTTCGACCTGAAGCTTGACCGGGCGCGTGACCGGATCAGCCAGGACAAGAGCGCGGCGAAGCGCGGCTCTGAAAGCGTGGAGCGGCGCACTCACAACATAGGAGTTGTCCTTTGGAATGACCTGTTCATATCGCGGAAAGGGCCCTTCCAGCAGACGGGTGATGAGGGTTTTCCCGTTAATCTCAAACGCGGCGTAGGATTTTGATCCCGTTATGCGTACAGCCTTACTTGAATCATTCATGATTCGAAGGAGCTGCTGCAGAGCTTTCGTTGGAAGGAGATAACTTAACTTTTCTTTAAAGTCACCTTTGATCGACGCTTGGGCAAGGCGATGACCATTCGTTGCGACCATTCTAATCTCTTCAGGGAAGATCTGCGTATAAACACCGGTAAGTTCCGGACGGGTTTCATCCGAGGCAACGGCGTAACTTGTGCGTCTAATTAATTTTTCGAGTTTGCCGGATTCGATTTCCAGCGTCGTCGCATCCTCCAGCTTCGGTATCTCAGGAAAATCGGTTGGATCAGCGGTGACGATCTTGTAGGTTCCGCCTGATGTTATCTTTAAGACATTCTTTGCGAGCATCAGGGTCACATCTGAAGGTCCTAATTCCTTCACCAGCTCCGTGAACTTCCGAGCCGGTACACAGATCCTTCCCTCAGTCTCAACCTGAAGCCCCTCCACGAGCGCCGCCCGAATGGAAATATCCAAATCGGTGGCCGTTAGAGTCAACTTACCGTCTTTGACCTCCATTAAAACCGTGGAGAGAATCGGCAGCGTGGATTTTGACGGCACCACCGACACCACATCCTGAAGACTCTCCAGAAGGTTTTCCTGTCTGACGGTGAGTTTCATGGGTCCTCCTTGACAGCCGGCGCCTGCCGGTTTCTCAAATTGTTTATAGTGTAATAATGAGTCGATCCAGGGAAGGATGCTCCTTGAAAATCCTCTTTGCACCCTCGATAAGGGCTCATCAAGCCATGACGATCCGTGTGGATCCGACTCAGGTTAGTCTAGGTTAAATCCTATCTCTCGTAAAGCTCTAAAAGCGACATTTGAGAAGGCGGAGATGATTCTTAACTCTTTATATTCTAATAAGTTAGAATACCCTTAGGAAGGGTCCTCCATGGTGTGAAGGGGACTCTCCACAACCACTCTTCTATAACTATTTAAATATTCAAAAATAGTAGTCGTCGTAGAGAAAGTGGTTATGTTGACAACCGATTCATCACCATCAAACAAAAGACCTTGGAGCCGGATGGCATTGTGGAGTTTTTGTTTCGGGATGGGTAAAAACCCCCACCTGCCAACAGTCATAAACTAAGAACAGCTTGTTAACAGCACTTGTCCACATTTAGGAAGATCGGAAATGGGCAAAACTCGGGTCTAGGGCCTGTTGTCGACGGGACGATGCGTCAGGCGTTCTTCGATATCTTGCAACGCGCGTTCCAGCTGGTCATCCTGTACCCTTTTTCGGGCGATTTTCCCGCAAGCATGGAGAACGGTACTGTGGTCCCGATGGCCGAATGAACTCCCTATGTCATTGAGTGTCAAGCTGGTATGTCGTCGGACGAGATACATCGCAACCTGGCGGGCGAGAGCAACCTGTTGGGTTCTCCGTTTGCCTCGGATGGACTCTGCTGTCACGTTAAACACTTGCGCCACATGCTGTTGGATATCTTCAGGACTGAGTTTTCCCGTTGATCCGGGCTCTAAGACATCTTTGAGGACATCCTGGGCCAGATCGACCGAAATCTCGACGTTGAGAAGACGGCTGAGAGCGGCCAGCTTCACCAAGGAGCCTTCGAGGGTCCGGATATTGGAGATGACCCGGGAAGATATAAGCAGGGAGACATCCTCAGGAAGGTAGATTCCCTCGGCGATCGCCTTCCGGCGGAGGATCGCCATACGGGTCTCGATGGTCGGCGGCGAAATATCGGTGACCAATCCCCAATGAAACCGGGAGATCAACCGCTGTTCGATATTCTGTATCTCCTTGGGGGGTCTATCGCTGGTCATGACGATTTGCTTCTGGGCGTCATGAAGGGCATTGAAGGTGTGGAAAAACTCCTCCTGCGTCGCCTCCCTGCCAGCCAGGAAATGAATATCATCGATAAGGAGAACATCGAGATTTCGGTATCGCTCGCGGAAACCGGCGGTGTTTCCCTGGGCGATCGCCTCAATCAGCTCATTCATGAATTTTTCGCAGTAGACGTAAACGATTCGGCAGGATGGGGTTTGCTGCTGAATCTGGTGCCCGAGCGCCTGCATGAGATGGGTCTTGCCGAGCCCGGTCGACCCGTGGATAAAGAGCGGGTTATAGGCTCTTCCCGGATCCTTGGCGGCGGCATGGCACGCGGCATGGGGAAATTCATTGCTCTTCCCGACCACGAAGTTATCGAAGGTGTAACGCGGATTCAAACGGGCGCGG of Candidatus Eisenbacteria bacterium contains these proteins:
- the dnaA gene encoding chromosomal replication initiator protein DnaA, with the translated sequence MLITRGREGEASVEAQSISTSAWGTALAWISQKVPSQRFETWFSPIHPLEAGKGRIVIEVPNPFFIDWFEHHNLPLLKEAITRAFGEELAIQWSVNSNYYKDSPETNSGAVAAAPVDRRPSTTLPIEIKNSLSYHPQADSPLRARLNPRYTFDNFVVGKSNEFPHAACHAAAKDPGRAYNPLFIHGSTGLGKTHLMQALGHQIQQQTPSCRIVYVYCEKFMNELIEAIAQGNTAGFRERYRNLDVLLIDDIHFLAGREATQEEFFHTFNALHDAQKQIVMTSDRPPKEIQNIEQRLISRFHWGLVTDISPPTIETRMAILRRKAIAEGIYLPEDVSLLISSRVISNIRTLEGSLVKLAALSRLLNVEISVDLAQDVLKDVLEPGSTGKLSPEDIQQHVAQVFNVTAESIRGKRRTQQVALARQVAMYLVRRHTSLTLNDIGSSFGHRDHSTVLHACGKIARKRVQDDQLERALQDIEERLTHRPVDNRP